A window of Garra rufa chromosome 16, GarRuf1.0, whole genome shotgun sequence contains these coding sequences:
- the ube2a gene encoding ubiquitin-conjugating enzyme E2 A: MSTPARRRLMRDFKRLQEDPPAGVSGAPSENNIMVWNAVIFGPEGTPFEDGTFKLTIEFTEEYPNKPPTVRFVSKMFHPNVYADGSICLDILQNRWSPTYDVSSILTSIQSLLDEPNPNSPANSQAAQLYQENKREYEKRVSAIVEQSWRDC; the protein is encoded by the exons ATGTCAACCCCAGCAAGACGGCGTCTAATGAGAGATTTTAAACG TCTCCAAGAGGATCCACCAGCAGGAGTTAGCGGAGCCCCGTCGGAAAACAACATCATGGTCTGGAACGCTGTCATTTTTGG CCCTGAAGGAACACCCTTTGAAGATG GAACTTTCAAACTCACAATAGAATTTACAGAAGAATATCCAAACAAACCTCCTACAGTTCGGTTTGTCTCCAAAATGTTTCACCCTAATG TTTATGCAGATGGTAGTATATGTTTGGACATTCTTCAGAATCGCTGGAGTCCAACATATGATGTTTCTTCAATTTTAACCTCAATACAG TCTTTACTGGATGAGCCAAACCCAAACAGCCCTGCCAACAGCCAGGCAGCTCAGCTGTATCAGGAAAACAAGAGAGAGTATGAGAAGCGTGTGTCGGCCATTGTGGAACAGAGCTGGCGTGACTGTTGA
- the nkrf gene encoding NF-kappa-B-repressing factor: MLCSIVMLLGRVNFPACTARSTLFPVSCWLPLDTGMIRPHAPGPCVSNKPAGLRHWNYNVDDYRQYHESDKQWSARRQFIAKHIEDYEENALDKLLALSMVWVNHVFMGCRYGSQLMHKVLEMAEGIDVGEMPSYELVPNAEVKKRPHSSDGSEVPMRKMPVSKFTSRPRFEPVHFVSGGSGGSGIGETDEKENETERRRDEMNDVRQREPDHQPYNGNHGNGSFLSSGSLQMESYSYDSRPEHRSKDVVSGGTSGLGYGSRSGCIPNFMGKVQQEYTARYEAHSARQSDSFPQAGRADEYGDGGRSGAWDSGRRGLGFGHQDKPTSSNALSRVYDAPSRGGSGLLPTPSLQSTIPTTNIDEKQRLITRVSSAVAVTMRDPAFMSGPDMPNYNFILSRSIQACKTNPEYIYVNLRDIPPADLPKNRKVPSEGYACELRCQSVYLATGYSGSKNGARDRASEQAVKLFMRPVEIRVLQRQYKRTYVNDMVVCQVNTPNPILPPPLRNPEDKPPPSTKGQYEPDRRKHWTEFVIMENAHDAICILNNSAAFNRMKVDYTFDPVPNSNLWLCSVYLQDELVAQARGTKKSSKHLAAEEAVRKLRMNQAARQQQEQQQQPNFSGGNYTQDHPGSRYAQQSNKKPHQGELVILENSDNAICIINDTAQFNKVLADYKFMVLPDHRWQCEVYLNGEYVAAGVGPKKTVKHIAAEEALATLRRTQAVVKSNLRKEGHVDAISRNQIMARSGEESLRQEIKEDNIGNQLLRKMGWTGGGLGREGEGIAEPIKVKEQFTREGLGMDMDRQSSQLTKRDIEEIIRNYASSDRQDDLRFSTELNNEERRQIHQVSQRYGLRSKSYGQGRQRFLVVSRRVQKEQLIGQLLQEGQVGRYELVKPQGSQ, from the exons ATGTTATGCTCTATTGTAATGTTATTGGGCCGTGTGAACTTCCCAGCATGCACTGCACGCTCTACGTTGTTTCCGGTTAGCTGCTGGCTACCCTTAGATACCGGGATGATCAGACCTCACGCACCGGGCCCGTGTGTTTCAAATAAACCCGCTGGTCTTCGTCACTGGAACTATAATGTCGATGATTACCGTCAGTATCACGAGAGTGACAAGCAGTGGTCCGCCAGACGCCAGTTCATTGCGAAACACATTGAAGACTATGAGGAAAATGCTCTTGATAAGCTACTGGCCCTGTCGATGGTGTGGGTTAACCATGTTTTCATGGGATGCAG GTATGGCTCCCAACTAATGCACAAGGTGCTTGAGATGGCAGAAGGGATTGATGTCGGCGAAATGCCTTCGTATGAACTAGTTCCAAATGCTGAAGTAAAAAAGAGGCCACATTCATCTGATGGAA GTGAAGTGCCCATGAGGAAAATGCCTGTGTCAAAATTCACATCCAGACCTCGATTCGAACCAGTACACTTTGTAAGTGGTGGAAGCGGTGGTAGTGGAATCGGAGAAACTGACGAAAAAGAAAACGAGACGGAGCGCAGGAGAGATGAGATGAATGACGTAAGACAAAGGGAACCAGATCATCAGCCGTATAATGGTAATCATGGCAATGGCTCCTTTTTGTCCTCAGGCTCTCTTCAAATGGAGAGTTACAGTTATGATTCTCGGCCTGAGCACAGAAGTAAGGACGTGGTCTCGGGCGGCACAAGTGGGCTTGGCTATGGCAGCAGATCAGGCTGCATTCCGAACTTCATGGGCAAGGTGCAACAGGAGTACACCGCTAGATACGAAGCACATTCTGCCAGACAATCTGACTCATTTCCCCAGGCAGGCCGAGCTGATGAATACGGAGATGGTGGACGGTCTGGAGCCTGGGATAGCGGACGGCGGGGACTGGGATTTGGACATCAGGATAAGCCGACCTCCAGCAATGCTTTAAGCAGGGTATACGACGCCCCAAGCAGAGGTGGCTCTGGTCTTCTCCCAACACCCTCGCTGCAGTCTACTATCCCCACAACAAACATTGACGAAAAACAGAGGCTGATCACAAGAGTATCATCAGCTGTTGCAGTTACCATGAGAGATCCTGCGTTCATGAGTGGACCTGACATGCCAAACTACAATTTCATACTCAGCCGCAGCATTCAAGCTTGCAAGACAAACCCAGAGTACATCTATGTTAATTTAAGAGATATCCCACCTGCTGACCTTCCTAAAAACAGAAAAGTACCCTCTGAAGGATACGCATGTGAACTGAGGTGTCAGTCTGTGTACCTTGCCACAGGGTACTCTGGGAGCAAAAATGGTGCCAGGGATCGAGCGTCAGAACAGGCAGTCAAGCTGTTCATGAGGCCGGTGGAAATTCGTGTCCTCCAACGGCAGTACAAGCGTACTTACGTTAACGACATGGTGGTGTGCCAAGTTAACACTCCAAACCCAATTCTTCCCCCACCTCTTCGCAACCCCGAGGATAAGCCGCCCCCTAGTACCAAGGGCCAGTATGAGCCTGATCGACGTAAACACTGGACTGAATTTGTGATCATGGAGAATGCACATGATGCTATCTGCATACTCAACAACTCGGCTGCGTTCAACCGCATGAAAGTTGATTACACCTTTGACCCGGTTCCTAACAGCAATTTATGGCTCTGTAGTGTGTACTTACAGGACGAACTGGTGGCACAAGCCAGAGGGACCAAGAAGAGCTCAAAACACTTGGCGGCGGAAGAGGCGGTTAGGAAGTTGCGAATGAACCAGGCTGCTCGTCAACAGCAAGAGCAGCAACAGCAGCCAAATTTTTCTGGAGGCAACTACACTCAAGACCACCCTGGTAGTCGGTACGCCCAGCAAAGCAACAAGAAACCGCATCAAGGTGAACTGGTGATTCTTGAAAACTCTGACAACGCTATTTGCATAATAAACGACACTGCTCAATTTAATAAAGTACTTGCTGACTACAAGTTCATGGTCCTGCCGGACCATCGCTGGCAGTGTGAAGTTTACCTCAACGGTGAGTATGTGGCTGCAGGCGTTGGACCTAAAAAGACAGTCAAGCACATTGCTGCCGAGGAGGCCCTTGCCACTCTTCGGCGCACTCAAGCTGTGGTGAAGTCTAACCTCAGGAAGGAGGGCCACGTGGATGCGATTTCCCGAAATCAAATCATGGCTCGTTCCGGCGAGGAATCCTTGCGGCAGGAGATCAAGGAGGACAACATTGGTAACCAGCTCCTCCGTAAGATGGGCTGGACGGGTGGTGGTTTGGGAAGAGAAGGAGAGGGCATTGCAGAACCCATTAAGGTCAAAGAGCAGTTTACTAGAGAGGGACTTGGTATGGACATGGACAGGCAAAGCAGTCAGCTGACTAAGCGTGATATTGAGGAGATCATTCGAAATTATGCAAGTTCAGACCGTCAGGATGATCTGCGCTTTTCTACGGAGCTTAACAATGAAGAGCGTCGACAGATACACCAAGTATCTCAAAGATATGGGCTGCGGAGCAAATCGTACGGACAGGGTCGACAACGCTTCCTCGTGGTTAGCCGCAGAGTTCAGAAGGAACAGCTGATTGGTCAGCTATTGCAGGAGGGCCAGGTGGGACGATATGAACTGGTGAAGCCTCAGGGTTCACAATGA